The Microtus ochrogaster isolate Prairie Vole_2 chromosome 10, MicOch1.0, whole genome shotgun sequence genome contains the following window.
CAGTAGGGATCCTTGTTACTACCAGTCATCATAGACACAATTGTGTTTTAGTCTGCCTCTGAAGATAAAGTGTGGTCTGAAAAGGTGGTTCAGTGTTTAAAAACACTATATGGTCTTCCATAGGACCCCAGTTCACTTCCAACACCTGTAACTCAGCTTCccgggcacctgcacacactgtCATTTACTcagacacacaaatgcatatacaattttttggaaattattttaggGTAAAATGTAAGGATTGTTTGAAATTCAATGCAGTAAGGACCAGAGCCCCTATGATGTCAGTCAAGGCTGTGAGCAAAGAGCTGCAGTTGTATTTCAGTTACCTGCTTTGTGAAGATGGTTGGTTACATGGTGTATTCAAAACACTTAGTGTGTAGTGTTAAAATGTAATCGTCAATAATCCAGgctgctgtgtatgtgtgtgcttcttcCTGACATCCACATACACTTTGCTACTCTTCAGTAGGCTAGGCTAGTCAAAAGTCAGTAGCTGCTGTGTTTGTGGTTTGGGTTTCCTATTTCTGTATGTAttcaaaaaatgaataataaagtatttcttaGGGAATAGTGCTGTTTTATTGCTAGCCTAATATTATTAAAAGCTGTCTAGCCAGATTCTTAAAAAGTTGTCCTAGatacatggtattttttttttattttttttttaaatatatttattttttattatgtatacaatattctgtctgtgtgtatgcctgcaggccagaagagggcaccaaacctcattacagatggttgtgagccaccatgtggttgctgggaattgaactcaggacctttggaagagcaggcattgctcttaacctctgagccatctctccagccccctacatgGTATTTTATAACccagaaataaatttatatataataactgTTTATCATAAGGAAAAATACCCttggaaaatttttcttttcactgaaTTGAAAGCATActcttgatttttgagatagggtctctgtataaccctggctgttctggaactcaaaaatccaacctctgcctcccaagtgttgggattaaaggtttgcaccatcaCGCCTGgctcatttcattattttattgcatttatttattggagtTTGGAACActgggaggtcagagaacaacctgcaggAAATATTCTTATGTGTGTTCCAGGAGTCAAACACACATTGTCAGTAAGTACTTTGACTTGTTGAAACATCTTATTTACCATCAGTTTAAATAAAGCATGCTAATGCAACAAATGGCTACATTGGatgaggtggtgcacacctttattcccagcacttgaggcagatcttttttgctttttactaGAATGCCAGTGGCATCTTTGGTCATTAAATACTATTAGAGCTagtgctaagccatttctctggcTGACTAATAGTGAAAAGAGTGTGGACTGGGTCACTAAAGGAAGAAAATCTGTTTCTCCAGTGGTTCTTCAGGTTCCCAATGTTTTGAGCCTGCCCACACTAAAAGTTAAGACAGAAATGATTTTCTACTTAGTCCCCACTTCCAGTTTCTAGTTAGCCTGTTTCTTCCATTTTGGTCCCAAGAAAGATAGTCTAAATATCTTCATTGGGTGGTCATTTAGTCTAAGACGTGGTTCCTGTCTGATCTTTGACCTAACTAATTTGCTGTGTTCTGCTTATTCAGATGTTCCATTACATTTTATGCAATAATTGTCTCACATTTTTCTAATGAAATACGATCATTTCTTGGTAAACCCCTGTAACTAATCCCAGCCAGCTCTGTGAAAGCTGAAGCAGAACTGTCTGTCATAGGTTCAAGATCAGGCTAGACTTAAGGCTGTCAAAAAATAAAGCTTTGCTGAAAGTGTTCACTTAACTAAGGATTGTGATGTTCATGATGGGAGGTGAAAGGTGTGGGAGTGTAAAGGAAACAGTGTTAGGCACATAAGTGCTGTGTATGTAGTTTACATGAAGTTTCAttctctgtgttgtgttttctAGAGAACTTTCTGTGGTTGTTTTTATTACCTTGGGGAATTGGGAGTTTAGAAGTGGTGAGGAGGAAGTGAGAATGACGACTCCTGTTAGTAAGGCTGGTCAGTAGGTAAGGGTGTGTGCTAGGTTATTGTTAATGTTTAATAGGGTAAGGAGTGGAAGGGGCATTGCTTGTCACTCTGTCCTATTGAATTATGGCTCTTGGTTACAGTGCCTTAgacttgtttgcttttcttacagGTTGTGAGTGGGCTTATCTGTTTCCAACAGtttttagtctttaaaatataGCTCAGGTAGCATGTGTTTGATTGTTACTTCTTTACTGGCCTGCTGACAGGTAGAGCTGAGCGTGTGAATAATTGGTTTCTCTGAGGTTCCTAATGCTGTCACCCCTTCTGAGACACTGGGAAGTCTCTGGGAAAATCAAGGGTGTCCACTGTCCAGgatgttctttttggtttttcaagactgggtttctctgtaacctgGTTGTGTTGGGACTTGCTTTCTAGGCCAGGCTGTTCTTAATAAGTTTTAGGTAGTGAAAcgtacattgattttttttcatttgttaatctTGGTCCTGTCTTGCAGGAATGACACCAAGGAAGACGTATTTGTACACCAGGTGAGTACTTATCTTGATTCTCTGCACTCTGACTCTGGCTTGTGAGAAGAAATGGGTGGGTGTGTTCAGACGTGGTTCTTTGCTAAAGGTTAAGTCCAAGGATGAGTATAGTTAGTTCCTGGGTCTGAAGAGTAATGCCATGACTAAAGTGTAGGGTGAAGCTTTGCACTGGAGAGTCCACTTCATTTTAGAGAGTGTTACAATTAAGAATTTCATTGATAATTTAAAacgactttttaaaatattgaatctGTTAACTGACGGCACACAGTTTTCGTGCTTAGTTTCAGACAAATAACCACCGTGAGTCTAActtgaataatgctgctataaatacATGGAAACATTGGCAAGACATTTCCAGATGCTGTTATTGTCAGGTCCACCTTTGGTAAGGACAAATTTTTATGGAACAGAGCTACAAAAAAACAGTTTACCTGAAGAAAATAGGAAGCCAGCACTGTCTAgagtgcctttttttttattctaaagcattttttaaatagtGGTGTGTTCTGTTTTCACCTTTAGAGCTGGCTGGAAGCTTAAATCCTCACTAGTATTGCAGCAAAGTTTGTCAGTAAATTAGCCAAATATAAACTACATACAGACTAGGAAAATGACTGGACATTGAGGATTTAAGAATTATtggtaagccgggcggtggtggcgcacgcctttaatcccagcactcgggaggcaaaggcaggcggatctctgtgagttcgagaccagcctggtctacagagttagttccaggacaggcttcaaaaccacagagaaatcctgtctcgaaaaaccaaaaaaaaaaaaaaaagaaagaaaaagaattattggTAAATGCTGGtaggtggcggtgcacacctttaatcccagcactagagaagcagagcatGCAGATCTCagttcaaggctacacagaaaaaccttgtcttggaaaaaaggaaaggattatTGGTAAAATAAGATGTTGCCAAGTGAGTGGTACACTGCCAGCATCAGACTTGTATCCACACAATGAAGAGGGTTAGGAAATGTGTCACTTCCTGTGTGCTTCCAGGCAGTCAGATTTTCACTAGGACTGTTGAAATATCCACTTGAAAGTTATTTTAAGAATTCTCAACCCCTCacccccttctttttttaaactaactGGAGGTCAAAAGTTTCTGTACTCGTGTGGCGGTGTCCTCCTTAGAGGTTAACAGGGTAGCATTTTGTAGCTCCTTGAAGTGTCCTGTACAACATACATTGAGTTTTCTAGTATGTTCAAAACCCATGGAAACATTCAAATTCTAAATGTAAACTAACTGCCTAGACaaaatgttacctttaaaagaTTGGAAAAGGCTAAAAGATATTGACTTAACTTATTTGGGGATTTTAATGCATCCTTCTGCTATTCCTTATGACTGCAAATAATTGAGAGTTGGCTACATGTATATGAAACTATACGACGGTTCAGATGACAGATGAGATCAATTATTTGACTCAACTCACTCATTCTTATCCCACAAAGTGTCACCAATATGCTTTCCTATTTATTTTGCAAGTGGTTTCAAAATAGAGCTGTTCTTGGGACTTTGGCTGCTCAGGTCGTGGTGGTGTATCAAGTAGACTGCAGTTCTGGGCACCGGAGCTTAATTGGCCTCAGATTTGTTGGTTGTCCGGCCTCCTCTGGAATGGAAATGCATGAGTGATCCTGTAATGGATACTGCTGTGATGTGGAATGAACGTGGGATTTGGAGTCCCAAGACCTGGATTTAGAAGAGTTCCCCAGCCACtatagctgtgtgaccttgggcacttcataatttaattttttgagccCTATATAATATGTTAGACTTTTCTGGGGCGGTAATAACCAACAGTCTCTACAGAGAGAAATATAAGTGGCATAGATAAACGGGACCGTGTAAGTATTCATAGACAGGATGGAAGGGATTTTGGTTGACATTTGTAATTGAGTTTGATATGGTAAAGGGACAAGAGTTGGTATGGTCAGAGTTGAAGCGTGTAAAACTAAACTCGCCTGTCATCTAAACTGGCCGTGTGTGGGGCTAGCTTCTATTAAGTGCAGTCTTTGGGGGATAGATGGAGGCCTTACTTGTTCTTTATATGTCATGCTTTTGCAAAAAgcatcttaaaacattttgttgtttgtcttgggTATTGAATTACTTTAGTTTTGTAAATAGTGATAAATTGTTGGGGCCTTGTAAGATTGGAGTCTTGGTAGAGGTTGGGGGTAACATTGATCCCTGATATCCTAAATTATTGACAGTTTGGTCTtacataaagcaaatattaagTATATATCCAAGCTAAAAATGATATTGACAGtggtacattttaaatgaaaaagcacGTTCTTCTCCCCTGTTAATCTTATTTTTGGAATGATATATTACTAGACTGCCATAAAGAAGAATAACCCCAGGAAGTACCTTCGCAGTGTAGGAGATGGAGAGACTGTGGAGTTTGATGTTGTTGAAGGAGAAAAGGTGAGGATGCTTTTTGTGTAAAGGTTTGACTTCGGTATGGAAATAATGTGGATGTCATCCATTAGGATGGTGGCTCTAATTGGATGGATGATGTGTTCTGGTGACCATGAACACAGGTGCATCAAGCCTACTGTGCTGGCTGCAGCTAGAGAGCAGTCCCTTCAGAGGAGTGAGGAGGCGATGATGTAGTCCTTCCTGTGTACCCTTTGCCCCTGCAGACAGCTTCcctccattttgttttctcttaggttttattttattccctccccaacttgtgtgaaatttattgaatatttggatttcctttgttattttcaataaataatggCTTTTGTAGGGTGCGGAGGCAGCAAATGTTACAGGCCCTGGTGGAGTTCCAGTTCAAGGCAGTAAATACGCAGCAGACCGTAACCATTATAGACGCTACCCACGTCGTAGGGGTCCTCCACGTAATTACCAGCAGAATTACCAGAATAGTGAGAGTGGGGAAAAGAACGAGGGATCGGAAAGTGCTCCTGAAGGCCAAGCCCAACAACGCCGGCCCTATCGCAGGCGAAGGTTCCCACCTTACTATTTGCGGAGACCCTATGGGCGTCGACCACAGTATTCCAACCCTCCTGTGCAAGGAGAAGTGATGGAGGTAGGTGTCAGTATGTGTGTAACAACATTTTTGTGTTGTCTTCTCAGTTTTGCtgtcctgggaatggaacccagggctgaaTGAGAAGCATTCCTACTTACCCTTATAACAACTTTATAGAAGACTGTAAGTTGTAACTCCTGGGAATCCCTCAGTTAACCTGTTACTTACACATTTCATTCACCTTTGCTTATGAAGAACTACCAAGGTTGTTAATTTATGGTGTGATTATAATTACTTATTAGATACTTTACACTGGAATTTGACCAGGAAATGGTGGTATGTGTCTTTAATCCTGGTTctctggaggtcagcctggtctacatatccaGTTCGGGTACAGCCAGGGTCTATGtaaagaggccctgtctcaaaataagtttGAAGTTGCCAAATTGGGATTTTGTTCTTATTGATCCGATAGACTTTAATTTCTGGTGTCTTTTCAGGGTGCTGACAACCAGGGTGCAGGAGAGCAAGGTAGACCAGTGAGACAGAATATGTATCGGGGTTACAGACCACGATTTCGCAGGTATGGTCCGTCATAACCTGTTTCTGTTACATTCTTCAGCCAGATGTAAGAGCTTTCCATCATCGTGAGTTAATACTTCACATTCTATTTCACCGAGGTGTAGGAAGTCCTGAAGTGAGTAATCTTTGAGAACATAGTCTTCACATCTTTGGTACCACTTTAAAGCAGCTTTTGTATAGTTGATCACTTTATGGTTTTGTTGTggtgggtgttttttgttttatttatatttatggttgtgagcctagcctttaacggctgagccatctctccagccctgtttttttgttttaaaagcaagTGTGTGGCNNNNNNNNNNNNNNNNNNNNNNNNNNNNNNNNNNNNNNNNNNNNNNNNNNNNNNNNNNNNNNNNNNNNNNNNNNNNNNNNNNNNNNNNNNNNNNNNNNNNNNNNNNNNNNNNNNNNNNNNNNNNNNNNNNNNNNNNNNNNNNNNNNNNNNNNNNNNNNNNNNNNNNNNNNNNNNNNNNNNNNNNNNNNNNNNNNNNNNNNNNNNNNNNNNNNNNNNNNNNNNNNNNNNNNNNNNNNNNNNNNNNNNNNNNNNNNNNNNNNNNNNNNNNNNNNNNNNNNNNNNNNNNNNNNNNNNNNNNNNNNNNNNNNNNNNNNNNNNNNNNNNNNNNNNNNNNNNNNNNNNNNNNNNNNNNNNNNNNNNNNNNNNNNNNNNNNNNNNNNNNNNNNNNNNNNNNNNNNNNNNNNNNNNNNNNNNNNNNNNNNNNNNNNNNNNNNNNNNNNNNNNNNNNNNNNNNNNNNNNNNNNNNNNNNNNNNNNNNNNNNNNNNNNNNNNNNNNNNNNNNNNNNNNNNNNNNNNNNNNNNNNNNNNNNNNNNNNNNNNNNNNNNNNNNNNNNNNNNNNNNNNNNNNNNNNNNNNNNNNNNNNNNNNNNNNNNNNNNNNNNNNNNNNNNNNNNNNNNNNNNNNNNNNNNNNNNNNNNNNNNNNNNNNNNNNNNNNNNNNNNNNNNNNNNNNNNNNNNNNNNNNNNNNNNNNNNNNNNNNNNNNNNNNNNNNNNNNNNNNNNNNNNNNNNNNNNNNNNNNNNNNNNNNNNNNNNNNNNNNNNNNNNNNNNNNNNNNNNNNNNNNNNNNNNNNNNNNNNNNNNNNNNNNNNNNNNNNNNNNNNNNNNNNNNNNNNNNNNNNNNNNNNNNNNNNNNNNNNNNNNNNNNNNNNNNNNNNNNNNNNNNNNNNNNNNNNNNNNNNNNNNNNNNNNNNNNNNNNNNNNNNNNNNNNNNNNNNNNNNNNNNNNNNNNNNNNNNNNNNNNNNNNNNNNNNNNNNNNNNNNNNNNNNNNNNNNNNNNNNNNNNNNNNNNNNNNNNNNNNNNNNNNNNNNNNNNNNNNNNNNNNNNNNNNNNNNNNNNNNNNNNNNNNNNNNNNNNNNNNNNNNNNNNNNNNNNNNNNNNNNNNNNNNNNNNNNNNNNNNNNNNNNNNNNNNNNNNNNNNNNNNNNNNNNNNNNNNNNNNNNNNNNNNNNNNNNNNNNNNNNNNNNNNNNNNNNNNNNNNNNNNNNNNNNNNNNNNNNNNNNNNNNNNNNNNNNNNNNNNNNNNNNNNNNNNNNNNNNNNNNNNNNNNNNNNNNNNNNNNNNNNNNNNNNNNNNNNNNNNNNNNNNNNNNNNNNNNNNNNNNNNNNNNNNNNNNNNNNNNNNNNNNNNNNNNNNNNNNNNNNNNNNNNNNNNNNNNNNNNNNNNNNNNNNNNNNNNNNNNNNNNNNNNNNNNNNNNNNNNNNNNNNNNNNNNNNNNNNNNNNNNNNNNNNNNNNNNNNNNNNNNNNNNNNNNNNNNNNNNNNNNNNNNNNNNNNNNNNNNNNNNNNNNNNNNNNNNNNNNNNNNNNNNNNNNNNNNNNNNNNNNNNNNNNNNNNNNNNNNNNNNNNNNNNNNNNNNNNNNNNNNNNNNNNNNNNNNNNNNNNNNNNNNNNNNNNNNNNNNNNNNNNNNNNNNNNNNNNNNNNNNNNNNNNNNNNNNNNNNNNNNNNNNNNNNNNNNNNNNNNNNNNNNNNNNNNNNNNNNNNNNNNNNNNNNNNNNNNNNNNNNNNNNNNNNNNNNNNNNNNNNNNNNNNNNNNNNNNNNNNNNNNNNNNNNNNNNNNNNNNNNNNNNNNNNNNNNNNNNNNNNNNNNNNNNNNNNNNNNNNNNNNNNNNNNNNNNNNNNNNNNNNNNNNNNNNNNNNNNNNNNNNNNNNNNNNNNNNNNNNNNNNNNNNNNNNNNNNNNNNNNNNNNNNNNNNNNNNNNNNNNNNNNNNNNNNNNNNNNNNNNNNNNNNNNNNNNNNNNNNNNNNNNNNNNNNNNNNNNNNNNNNNNNNNNNNNNNNNNNNNNNNNNNNNNNNNNNNNNNNNNNNNNNNNNNNNNNNNNNNNNNNNNNNNNNNNNNNNNNNNNNNNNNNNNNNNNNNNNNNNNNNNNNNNNNNNNNNNNNNNNNNNNNNNNNNNNNNNNNNNNNNNNNNNNNNNNNNNNNNNNNNNNNNNNNNNNNNNNNNNNNNNNNNNNNNNNNNNNNNNNNNNNNNNNNNNNNNNNNNNNNNNNNNNNNNNNNNNNNNNNNNNNNNNNNNNNNNNNNNNNNNNNNNNNNNNNNNNNNNNNNNNNNNNNNNNNNNNNNNNNNNNNNNNNNNNNNNNNNNNNNNNNNNNNNNNNNNNNNNNNNNNNNNNNNNNNNNNNNNNNNNNNNNNNNNNNNNNNNNNNNNNNNNNNNNNNNNNNNNNNNNNNNNNNNNNNNNNNNNNNNNNNNNNNNNNNNNNNNTTCTAGGAGagccaaagctacagggaaacttTGTCTCAATGCCCCTCCCCTTCCAAAAAACAGATATAATCTTGCCTTACACAGACTTTTGATTTGTTATAGGTAATGttcttggttttttaaaatggATAATTAGGAGTCACTCATGGGTCCTCTGTGAATAGGTGTTCTTAGTCATGCAACAATCTCTCTAACccctttatttttatgataacattgctctttttttttaagacagggtttctttgtagctttggagccttagctcttgtagatgaggctggcctgcctctttctcccaggtgctgggataaaaggtgtgcgccgccaccgccgAGTGGTAACATAGTTTGTACAAAGAATAGAATTTTCCAACCATGCCAGAAAAAGTCACTTCTCAGTGGATGGCTTGTCAATTTAAGAAAGTAATAAATGAAGCATGCTGTCCCTTGTGCACAAGTATGTAGTACAAATACAAAATTCTAATTGTGTGTTCATGAGCAAGTTGAGAGAAATACAGCTAATTTTGATGGAAAGGCACTGAGAAGATTGCGGGGTCAGGGATTTTTTTTGGTATAAGAAATGAAATGATAGCTGGGAGTGTGCATCAGAATAGTTATGGGCAAGAGTTAAGCTGAATCaaagtgtttatatatataaagtgaGTGCACCAGTATGGTGCAAACCCAGCTCTCCTGGTTTATATGAATGGAATAGAGAGTATGCTTCCTATACAGAATCACCACCTTGACTTAGAAGAAACTTAGATTTTTGCTAAGCTGTCTGAAAATGGTTGGTGCAACTAAGTACCAAGTATTGCCACTTGTGGCTGGGGGGGAGGGAGCTGTTCTTGTTCCTGAGattatattattatgtttatttcagGGGCCCTCCTCGCCAAAGACAGCCTAGAGAGGACGGCAATGAAGAGGACAAAGAAAATCAAGGAGACGAGACCCAAGGTCAGCAGCCACCTCAACGTCGGTATCGCCGCAACTTCAATTACCGACGCAGACGCCCAGAGAACCCTAAACCACAAGATGGCAAAGAGACAAAAGCAGCCGATCCACCAGCTGAGAATTCGTCCGCTCCCGAGGCTGAGCAGGGCGGGGCTGAGTAAATGCCGGCTTACCATCTCTACCATCATCCGGGTAAGTATGGTTtggtgccctctggcctccattgtACTGTTTTCTAGTGCATAAGAAACTAAAAACGATAATAGAATAAGATAAGTGTCATTCACTATATAATCCAAGTTAGACAAAATGTCCCCCTTTAGATCAGTCTTTGCGTATGTTTTGACTATGAGCTTGTGACTGCGTTTCTGAATCAGTCAGCTCTGACCTTGGCAGAAAGCTAAGCAGAGTCTTAGTTTCAGTGCTCTGGCGAAATGTGGATTTCAAGGTTTTAGAAAGTAACCTTACAAAATTAATAGTGcccacctttaattctagtactgcAGGCCTCtaaatttgaagctagcctgaaaAACAAGTCTTCCTAGCTTATATTTGGCATTACTTGCTGGTAAAAGTAatctcagccgggcagtggtgcatgtcttccagcacttgggaagcagagacacacagatctATTGTTCAGGACAGTCAAAACTACAGAAATCATGTAAGCAGGAAAAAGTCCTGCTTCTGGGGTTGCTGCCATTTTCTCCTCCAGATGTAGTAATGTCCACTTGTGTTGTAAATCAATCTTAGGCAAAATGAGGAGGTTAAAATGTGACTGTTCTAGAGTGTGGGTGGTCTACTATATGAAGACTTAAGAGGATGATAGTAAATAAGAGTCTTCTCTTTGCAGTTTGGTCATCCAACAAGAAGAAACGAATATGAAATTCCAGCaataagaaatgaacaaagaTTGGAGCTGAAGACCTTAAGTGCTTGCTTTTTGCCCGTTGACCAGATACGCTAGAACTATCTGCATTATCTATGCAGCatggggtttttattatttttacctaaAGATGTCTCTTTTTGGTAATGACagatgtgttttttaaaaaaaaaggtctggTTTTTCTCAATACACctttaatggtttttaaattgtttcatatCTGGTCAAGTTAAGATTTTtaagaacttcatttttaatttgtaataaaaaacGTTTACAACttgattttttcaaaaaaagtcaACAAACTGCAAGCACCTGTTAATAAAGGTCTTAAATAATAATGTCTGTCTagttttatcttaatttaatgATTTCCTCCTATTTGCAAATAGATGGTCCTAGAGTTAGCCACCTTCTAACTGGGAACAGGGGTGGGTACTTCCTTAAGATCAGCCTGTCTGGGGTGTTTAATGTGATAGTTGCCTGTTTTTAATGTAGATTAGTTCATCTGTCCAGAATGCTCTGTAAGGCATCTTTCTTTTGCTACAAAGTCAAAGGGTAGGAAAGTTATGAAGTGCTTGCTGTTCAAGTTCAAGATATGTTCCCCTGTAGAAAAGCTCCATAGAATGTGTCCTTACACTAGAGAATGTCTGAATGGGGAATAATGGCTGTAGTTTGTCCACCAAGTCTTCCAAATTTAGTaccatttctcttttgtttcagtgctaggtttctctgtgacagtcctagctgtcctaggactagctcttgtaggctaagatggctttaaactcacagagatctgcctgcctctgcctcctgactgctgggattaaaggcgtgtcaccaccacccagctaggacCGTTTCTTTATAATAGAAAGTAATAAGAATTGATGGGTCATCCCTATTAATGTAAATACACTGTAGGATGTGTTAGTGTTTGCTTATACCAGCTATGGTTTCTGAAAATTCTGTGGTCAAGAGTGCActagagaaaatagaaatatctatATGTGGGTGTATCAATATGGAGATAATTATCTAATGTGAATGTGTAGCCAGTTTTCTAGTCAAACAACCAGGAGATTAATATATGCATTAAAGTGTTTTGtgtcattttatattaaaatagcaGCAACTCAGTCACCTTAAATCTATAATCTGGTAGTTGCTTGATCCTTGAAGCTAAGTGCCTTAGCAACTTTACATGCTGTTCCTGGAGAGCTATATATATGCTCAGTCCAAAATGGGAGCTTGAAAGCATTGGTTTTGGAATTTGGAAAGGAATCAAGTAGCAGAACACATTAACTAGCAACGAGGAAAAGCCAAGGAAGCATCTGCCCTTTCTGTCTGGTCTGCTAACAGAAGGCACTGCCCATGATTTGGTATGGGTATTCTCATGTCAAGACAATCAGGACATTCCTTTGAATCATAGCTCCCTACACCCAGGAGATTCTAATTTGTCACTGCAGTGGTGCTGATATTGGCAAATGGAATCTTATTTGGGAAGGAAAATGACCCAGGGGTTATAACTGTAGAATACCTCTGGACACCTAGAAGTCCAAGTGAGAGTTGGGACAGAGATCCAGAAGACAGATTGTAAACTAGATATTCAACAGTGGAGGTGAAGGTAGAGGGTGAAGAAGAAATCTGGAGACAGGGTAGCTGTGCTGCAGTGGAGAATACACAACATGGGTGCTTCAGCCCATCTTTAGATGAGTGTTGGGACTAGTCGGATGTGTGCCAAGCATGGCTAAGGTAATGGCCATGGCTGGAAATGAGAAGGCCAAAGACAAATGTGATGGGCAGAAAAATACTCCAATAATCGCTCAGTGAAGTTAAGTGATATCAAAACTAGGGAGTAAAAACATTACTGTGGctggtggtggtgcgtgcctttaatcccagtgcttgggaggcagaggcaggcggatctgagtttgaggacagcatggtctacaga
Protein-coding sequences here:
- the Ybx1 gene encoding nuclease-sensitive element-binding protein 1; the encoded protein is LDVVVLCFPATKVLGTVKWFNVRNGYGFINRNDTKEDVFVHQGAEAANVTGPGGVPVQGSKYAADRNHYRRYPRRRGPPRNYQQNYQNSESGEKNEGSESAPEGQAQQRRPYRRRRFPPYYLRRPYGRRPQYSNPPVQGEVMEGADNQGAGEQGRPVRQNMYRGYRPRFRRGPPRQRQPREDGNEEDKENQGDETQGQQPPQRRYRRNFNYRRRRPENPKPQDGKETKAADPPAENSSAPEAEQGGAE